From the Dunckerocampus dactyliophorus isolate RoL2022-P2 chromosome 12, RoL_Ddac_1.1, whole genome shotgun sequence genome, one window contains:
- the sst1.1 gene encoding somatostatin 1, tandem duplicate 1: MKMRSSSHLLVLLLSLCASCSVFAVPRRDGKHVMLSKEDMLHASLAELLLSDLLQIENEVVEEDNFVAEGDPEKVHADLERATGVGSGPLLAPRERKAGCKNFFWKTFTSC, translated from the exons ATGAAGATGCGCTCCTCCTCGCACCTCCTCGTGCTCCTGCTGTCTTTGTGCGCCTCCTGCAGCGTCTTCGCAGTCCCGCGCAGGGATGGCAAACACGTGATGCTCTCCAAAGAG GACATGTTGCACGCCTCGCTGGCGGAGCTCCTCCTCTCGGACCTCCTGCAGATAGAGAATGAGGTTGTGGAGGAAGACAACTTTGTGGCCGAAGGCGACCCAGAGAAGGTCCATGCGGACCTGGAGAGGGCCACCGGCGTCGGCAGCGGTCCGCTTCTGGCGCCTCGAGAGAGAAAAGCCGGCTGCAAGAATTTCTTCTGGAAAACCTTCACGTCCTGCTGA
- the sst1.2 gene encoding somatostatin 1.2 isoform X1 — translation MGPEGGGARAFKRTAGRRAQPQTSLDPEQEPEPGAAEEEEQATDMHRGPGPAILVLMALVLCSPAVSPQPDREQDEYQNQDLNLELRHHQMLQQAHGAGVLSQDWTKRAVEDLLARMALPEADSQREAELVAAVTGSGRMNLERSVDPPNSLPPRERKAGCKNFYWKGFTSC, via the exons ATGGGACCTGAGGGGGGAGGGGCAAGAGCCTTCAAAAGAACAGCAGGAAGACGAGCGCAACCACAGACAAGCTTGGATCCAGAGCAAGAACCAGAACCAggagcagcagaagaagaagaacaagcgA CAGACATGCATCGCGGTCCAGGTCCCGCCATTTTGGTTCTCATGGCGTTGGTTCTGTGCAGCCCGGCTGTTTCCCCTCAGCCTGACAGAGAGCAGGATGAGTACCAGAACCAAGACCTGAACCTGGAGCTGCGTCACCACCAGATGCTGCAACAAGCTCACGGTGCCGGTGTCCTGTCACAG GACTGGACCAAACGTGCAGTGGAGGACCTGCTGGCCCGTATGGCGTTGCCCGAGGCCGACAGCCAGCGGGAGGCTGAGCTGGTTGCCGCGGTAACCGGGAGCGGGAGGATGAACCTGGAGCGCTCGGTGGATCCTCCCAACAGCCTGCCCCCCCGTGAACGCAAAGCTGGCTGCAAGAACTTCTACTGGAAAGGCTTCACTTCCTGTTAG
- the col4a3 gene encoding collagen alpha-5(IV) chain: MVLLGVLGAPILPLLVLLLRGAPGDAETVCHCSRKSLCHCDGVKGQKGEPGYPGFDGLPGVIGYPGNEGRQGPEGEKGQRGLAGSVGLKGSRGLPGPPGFPGPPGLPGLPGREGSTGQAGLPGCNGTQGQDGFPGFPGRPGPVGPRGQTGLRGAKGDSVTFPASPDIKGAPGRQGPDGGMGLMGDPGTPGLPGPPGPAGLPGSPGLAGLPGEKGQEGPSPVIPGPQGQKGDRGPPGIPGQKGIKLYAEGPKELKGEPGDVGEKGCRGPPGRPGKTGLKGDKGERGDPGSSGKPGKDGVVGELGQPGEPGDRGYLGPPGIDGATGEKGDFGPPGLPGEIFWNHRFLKGQPGVPGQPGPPGVAGEPGLVGFPGLQGERGEGPTGQPGPKGPPGFTGPKGEPGEPGPVIVGRPGQPGIPGATGSVGEPGESGIPEFLQGDAGRPGAKGVKGLMGPTGTRGQEGPEGEKGEVCFVCPIVVGSPGPPGEPGEPGADGQRGAHGAPGPKGHKGVKGIAGTSGLQGLFGVPGLPGPPGPMGEPGIVRRVGQKGDVGDQGNTGPPGREGADGLPGMPGPKGIQGQKGNLGPQGPKGDRGPVGETGTMGPFGQMGPPGLLGVGAPGSPGPQGNMGVLGQRGDPGIPGEKGSPGEIKTSLGDPGQKGVKGSSGNPGPEGAMGPPGNLGLVGLKGEKGEKGFTVQGPPGFPGVKGFKGLAGAPGVASYGSKGRSGPSGPPGRPGEKGDAGFGFPGQLGQLGPQGEDGSVGVQGSEGPQGIVGDPGPAGQDGVPGPKGCSGLDGVPGPLGPVGPCFPGPPGSVGKQGQMGVIGFTGGRGQKGQQGDPGLPGMGALGPQGAFGVPGFDGTPGPPGSMGLKGQTGNIGQPGSPGIRGDVGPPGVHGSPGAIGKPGEAGSPGPKGQMGVDGAPGSRGPPGPLGNQGQTGPKGQDTTIEMYGDPGDPGEPGNPGLTGAKGQPGTQGSPGLDGANGTPGRAGPQGLPGEPGRDGERGPPGPCGLAGNRGDLGKPGCKGEKGSAGPSGKPGLDGKLGLEGLKGAKGEPSLPGPGPKGQAGEKGQPGCSGLPGTKGNPGDRGDVGPPGECGRCGPKGNTGPPGCRGPPGSPGEKGCDGPPGVSGPPGPSGLTGNKGAPGDPGSAGSRGNQGQDGIPGPPGEKGAMGAPGIGARGAEGTKGPPGCVGEKGTPGTCGHPGPSGPEGNPGCSGPPGSPGPPGLRGRQGVCIEGDKGGKGLSGERGPTGPPGCRGPPGPPGPGLKGEKGTKGATGNPGLPGCLGDPGQRGRPGEDGPQGATGLKGLMGETGVTGPVGMKGEDGSPGIKGSHGPPGPPGKRGQSGKDVSREVVVLPGEQGLPGGEGLPGEPGSPGTRGRPGSTGPKGSRGGVGSRGWPGFPGLKGDTGDRGLPGIKGIMGTQGLMGSKGPRGPPGPCEDVSEKDGFLFTRHSQDVFVPECPAGSSKMYSGFSLLFINGNNRAHGQDLGALGSCLPRFTTMPFLFCNTDNTCRYAARNDYSYWLSTHQSGLSTMAFISGPLLKNYISRCTVCESAANVITVHSQTRQLPSCPSGWDSLWSGFSFVMETGVGAEGSGQPLSSPGSCLENFRKIPFIECHGRGTCNFYTDSYSYWLAALNPDDMFSKPKPHTETGDVPEDFISRCRVCSKRL; encoded by the exons ATGGTTCTACTTGGGGTCCTGGGGGCACCCATCCTCCCGCTGCTGGTGCTCCTCCTGCGGGGAGCTCCGGGAGACGCCGAGACG GTGTGTCATTGCAGCAGGAAGTCCTTGTGTCACTGTGATGGGGTAAAAGGTCAGAAG GGGGAGCCGGGTTACCCGGGATTCGATGGACTGCCTGGAGTGATTGGTTACCCTGGCAACGAGGGACGCCAAGGACCTGAAGGAGAGAAA GGTCAACGGGGCCTTGCAGGAAGTGTCGGACTGAAAGGCTCCCGG ggtCTTCCAGGACCTCCAGGTTTTCCAGGACCCCCAGGCCTGCCG GGGCTTCCTGGTCGTGAAGGGTCCACGGGACAAGCAGGTCTGCCAGGATGCAACGGGACCCAG GGTCAAGATGGCTTCCCTGGCTTTCCTGGACGTCCAGGACCGGTTGGCCCGCGA GGCCAGACTGGACTGCGAGGAGCCAAG GGAGACTCTGTCACCTTTCCAGCTTCTCCCGACATAAAAGGGGCACCAGGACGCCAAGGACCGGATGGAGGCATG GGCTTGATGGGAGATCCAGGTACACCAGGTCTTCCAGGGCCTCCAGGACCCGCCGGACTTCCT GGAAGTCCAGGACTTGCAGGGCTACCAGGAGAAAAG GGTCAAGAGGGTCCCAGTCCAGTGATCCCAGGTCCCCAAGGTCAGAAG GGTGATCGCGGACCGCCAGGCATTCCTGGACAGAAAGGAATCAAATTGTACGCAGAGGGACCCAAAGAACTGAAG GGCGAACCAGGTGATGTTGGAGAGAAAGGTTGTCGTGGACCTCCT ggtcgaccaggaaaaacgGGCCTTAAAGGAGACAAGGGTGAGCGAGGTGACCCTGGTTCATCG GGAAAACCAGGAAAGGACGGGGTCGTCGGAGAACTTGGACAGCCG GGAGAACCAGGGGATCGTGGGTATCTCGGCCCTCCAGGCATCGATGGTGCAACT GGCGAAAAAGGTGACTTTGGTCCTCCAGGTCTTCCAGGCGAG ATATTTTGGAACCACAGATTCCTGAAAGGTCAGCCTGGGGTTCCTGGGCAACCTGGACCTCCAGGAGTTGCCGGGGAGCCAG GACTTGTCGGGTTTCCTGGACTACAGGGCGAGAGAG GGGAGGGTCCAACAGGTCAGCCGGGCCCGAAGGGGCCACCGGGCTTCACAGGACCGAAAGGAGAACCAGGGGAGCCTGGGCCTGTCATTGTTGGGCGTCCAGGTCAGCCTGGGATCCCAGGAGCTACTGGATCTGTAGGAGAACCAGGAGAATCAGGAATACCAG AATTCCTGCAAGGAGATGCTGGACGTCCAGGTGCTAAAGGTGTGAAAGGTCTGATGGGACCTACTGGGACCAGAGGACAGGAAGGGCCGGAAG gTGAGAAGGGGGAGGTGTGTTTTGTCTGTCCCATTGTTGTGGGGTCCCCTGGACCTCCAGGGGAACCAGGGGAACCAGGCGCAGATGGGCAGAGAG GTGCACATGGTGCCCCTGGACCGAAAGGTCACAAAGGTGTGAAAGGTATTGCTGGGACATCTGGTCTACAG GGCCTCTTTGGCGTCCCAGGACTGCCAGGACCTCCTGGTCCAATGGGTGAACCTGGCATTGTGAGGCGGGTTGGGCAGAAGGGTGATGTTGGGGACCAAGGAAACACTGGACCTCCAGGCCGTGAGGGTGCAGATGGACTACCCGGAATGCCAGGACCCAAAGGCATTCAGGGACAGAAGGGAAACCTT GGACCTCAAGGACCAAAAGGTGACAGAGGCCCTGTTGGAGAGACTGGTACTATGGGCCCGTTTGGGCAAATGGGGCCACCAGGGCTTCTCGGTGTTGGGGCTCCAGGATCTCCAGGGCCACAGGGCAATATGGGTGTTTTGGGCCAGCGAGGAGATCCCGGTATACCAG GAGAAAAAGGTTCTCCTGGTGAAATCAAAACCAGTCTGGGAGATCCCGGCCAGAAAGGGGTAAAGGGTTCATCTGGGAATCCTGGACCAGAAG GTGCTATGGGACCCCCTGGAAATCTGGGACTGGTTGGTCTGAAgggagaaaagggagaaaaaggaTTTACTGTCCAGGGTCCTCCAGGCTTTCCAGGGGTCAAAG GATTCAAAGGCCTTGCAGGAGCTCCAGGTGTGGCAAGTTATGGAAGCAAGGGTCGCTCTGGACCATCAGGGCCCCCGGGAAGACCTGGTGAGAAG GGGGATGCTGGTTTTGGTTTTCCGGGCCAGCTTGGCCAATTAGGGCCACAAGGAGAAGATGGCTCTGTTGGAGTACAAGGGTCTGAAGGTCCCCAAGGAATTGTTGGGGACCCAGGACCTGCAGGGCAAGATGGAGTGCCAGGGCCCAAAG GTTGTAGTGGTCTGGATGGTGTTCCTGGACCACTCGGTCCTGTCGGACCTTGCTTTCCGGGACCACCTGGATCAGTAGGAAAGCAGGGTCAGATGGGAGTCATAGGCTTCACAG GAGGCAGAGGTCAAAAGGGCCAGCAAGGTGATCCTGGGCTGCCAGGCATGGGAGCCCTTGGACCTCAAGGAGCATTCGGGGTCCCGGGGTTTGATGGAACTCCAGGTCCACCCGGAAGCATGGGTTTGAAGGGGCAGACTGGGAACATTGGTCAGCCAGGGAGCCCAG gtaTCAGGGGAGACGTGGGTCCTCCAGGAGTCCATGGGAGTCCAGGGGCCATAGGAAAACCAGGAGAGGCTGGGAGTCCAGGGCCAAAAG GTCAGATGGGTGTGGATGGTGCTCCAGGCTCCCGGGGGCCACCAGGGCCTCTGGGCAACCAAGGACAGACAGGGCCCAAAGGGCAAGATACCACTATAGAGATGTATGGAGACCCCGGAGACCCTGGAGAACCtg GAAACCCAGGTCTGACTGGCGCTAAAGGCCAACCGGGCACACAGGGGTCTCCGGGTCTTGACGGCGCCAACGGTACACCTGGAAGAGCTGGACCCCAAG GACTTCCTGGAGAACCAGGTAGAGATGGAGAGAGAGGTCCTCCTGGTCCTTGTGGTCTCGCCGGCAACCGAGGTGATCTTGGAAAGCCAG GTTGCAAAGGTGAAAAAGGTTCTGCAGGGCCGAGTGGAAAACCTGGGCTTGATGGAAAGCTAGGACTGGAGGGACTAAAAGGTGCAAAAGGGGAACCTAGCTTACCCGGACCAGGACCTAAGGGACAGGCTGGAGAGAAG GGACAGCCAGGTTGTTCAGGTCTTCCAGGTACAAAGGGGAATCCAGGAGACAGAGGAGATGTTGGTCCTCCAGGAGAATGTGGTCGCTGTGGGCCTAAAGGAAACACTGGACCTCCTGGATGCAGAG GTCCACCGGGCTCTCCTGGTGAGAAAGGTTGTGATGGGCCTCCGGGTGTCAGTGGACCTCCAGGACCTAGCGGTCTTACAG GTAACAAGGGGGCTCCTGGAGATCCCGGTTCAGCTGGATCCAGAGGCAACCAGGGGCAGGATGGTATACCAGGACCTCCTGGGGAAAAAGGAGCCATGGGAG caccTGGAATTGGAGCCAGGGGAGCAGAGGGGACAAAAGGTCCACCAG GTTGTGTTGGAGAAAAGGGAACTCCTGGTACTTGTGGTCACCCAGGGCCATCTGGTCCAGAAGGAAATCCAGGTTGTTCTGGTCCTCCTGGGTCCCCTGGACCTCCTGGTCTTCGTGGCAGGCAGGGAGTCTgcattgaaggagacaaagGAGGAAAAGGACTGAGCGGAGAAAGAGGGCCCACAG GTCCGCCGGGTTGTCGAGGTCCTCCTGGTCCACCAGGTCCTGGACTTAAGGGAGAGAAGGGAACTAAAGGAGCAACCGGTAACCCAGGACTCCCTGGTTGCCTTGGTGATCCTGGCCAGCGAGGCAGACCG ggtgAAGACGGACCACAAGGAGCAACAGGACTCAAAGGCCTGATGGGAGAAACTGGTGTTACAGGACCTGTTG GTATGAAGGGTGAGGACGGGTCACCGGGCATCAAAGGTTCTCACGGACCTCCTGGACCTCCTGGGAAACGAG GACAGAGTGGGAAGGATGTGTCCAGGGAGGTTGTAGTTTTACCTGGAGAACAAGGTTTGCCTGGAGGTGAGGGACTGCCAGGAGAACCAGGGAGCCCAGGAACCAGAGGGAGACCTGGTAGTACAG GTCCTAAAGGTAGTCGAGGGGGGGTTGGCTCGAGGGGCTGGCCTGGTTTTCCAGGGCTGAAAGGGGACACTGGTGACAGAGGACTCCCTGGAATAAAAG GTATCATGGGTACACAAGGTCTCATGGGTTCAAAAGGTCCCCGGGGTCCACCGGGTCCATGCGAGGATGTATCAGAGAAGGACGGCTTCCTGTTCACCCGACACAGTCAGGACGTTTTTGTTCCGGAATGCCCTGCAGGATCCAGCAAGATGTACAGCGGATTCTCCCTGCTCTTCATCAATGGGAACAACCGAGCTCATGGACAAGACCTGG GTGCTTTAGGGAGTTGTCTGCCTCGTTTTACCACCATGCCCTTCCTCTTCTGCAACACTGACAACACCTGTCGCTACGCCGCACGCAACGACTACTCCTATTGGCTCTCCACTCACCAATCAGGGCTCAGCACCATGGCCTTCATCTCTGGACCTCTGCTGAAGAATTACATCAGCCG GTGCACGGTGTGTGAGTCGGCAGCCAACGTGATCACAGTCCACAGTCAGACACGTCAGCTCCCGTCGTGTCCGTCTGGATGGGACTCTCTGTGGTCCGGTTTCTCCTTTGTCATG GAAACGGGCGTGGGGGCCGAGGGATCGGGCCAGCCGCTCTCATCCCCCGGATCCTGTCTGGAAAACTTCCGCAAGATCCCGTTCATCGAGTGTCACGGCAGAGGGACTTGTAACTTCTACACGGACTCGTACAGCTACTGGCTTGCTGCTCTCAACCCCGATGACATGTTCAG CAAACCAAAACCTCACACGGAAACTGGAGACGTTCCAGAAGATTTCATCAGTCGCTGCAGAGTGTGCTCCAAGCGTCTGTGA
- the sst1.2 gene encoding somatostatin 1.2 isoform X3 → MHRGPGPAILVLMALVLCSPAVSPQPDREQDEYQNQDLNLELRHHQMLQQAHGAGVLSQDWTKRAVEDLLARMALPEADSQREAELVAAVTGSGRMNLERSVDPPNSLPPRERKAGCKNFYWKGFTSC, encoded by the exons ATGCATCGCGGTCCAGGTCCCGCCATTTTGGTTCTCATGGCGTTGGTTCTGTGCAGCCCGGCTGTTTCCCCTCAGCCTGACAGAGAGCAGGATGAGTACCAGAACCAAGACCTGAACCTGGAGCTGCGTCACCACCAGATGCTGCAACAAGCTCACGGTGCCGGTGTCCTGTCACAG GACTGGACCAAACGTGCAGTGGAGGACCTGCTGGCCCGTATGGCGTTGCCCGAGGCCGACAGCCAGCGGGAGGCTGAGCTGGTTGCCGCGGTAACCGGGAGCGGGAGGATGAACCTGGAGCGCTCGGTGGATCCTCCCAACAGCCTGCCCCCCCGTGAACGCAAAGCTGGCTGCAAGAACTTCTACTGGAAAGGCTTCACTTCCTGTTAG
- the sst1.2 gene encoding somatostatin 1.2 isoform X2 has product MGPEGGGARAFKRTAGRRAQPQTSLDPEQEPEPGAAEEEEQANMHRGPGPAILVLMALVLCSPAVSPQPDREQDEYQNQDLNLELRHHQMLQQAHGAGVLSQDWTKRAVEDLLARMALPEADSQREAELVAAVTGSGRMNLERSVDPPNSLPPRERKAGCKNFYWKGFTSC; this is encoded by the exons ATGGGACCTGAGGGGGGAGGGGCAAGAGCCTTCAAAAGAACAGCAGGAAGACGAGCGCAACCACAGACAAGCTTGGATCCAGAGCAAGAACCAGAACCAggagcagcagaagaagaagaacaagcgA ACATGCATCGCGGTCCAGGTCCCGCCATTTTGGTTCTCATGGCGTTGGTTCTGTGCAGCCCGGCTGTTTCCCCTCAGCCTGACAGAGAGCAGGATGAGTACCAGAACCAAGACCTGAACCTGGAGCTGCGTCACCACCAGATGCTGCAACAAGCTCACGGTGCCGGTGTCCTGTCACAG GACTGGACCAAACGTGCAGTGGAGGACCTGCTGGCCCGTATGGCGTTGCCCGAGGCCGACAGCCAGCGGGAGGCTGAGCTGGTTGCCGCGGTAACCGGGAGCGGGAGGATGAACCTGGAGCGCTCGGTGGATCCTCCCAACAGCCTGCCCCCCCGTGAACGCAAAGCTGGCTGCAAGAACTTCTACTGGAAAGGCTTCACTTCCTGTTAG